A region from the Muribaculum gordoncarteri genome encodes:
- the serB gene encoding phosphoserine phosphatase SerB, translating to MEQPHLELILVNISGYDRPGVTSALTEILANYDAAILDIGQSDIHHTLSLGLLFKTYSNVSGNIMKDLLFKASELNVQIRFTPISVAEYEEWVTLQGKNRWIVTLLGRRLTAKQIAAVTSIIADQNLNIDSIQRLTGRVPLEETAESRTKSCVEFSVRGNPRDVSEMQSQFMQLSGSEDFDISLQEDTMYRRCRRLVCFDMDSTLIETEVIDELAMRAGVGDKVKAITERAMRGEIDFDESFRERVSLLKGLDESVMRDIAEHLPVTEGVGRMMEVLKRAGFKTAILSGGFTYFGNYLKQKFGIDYVYANELEIVDGKLTGRYVGEIVNGRRKAELLRLLAQVENIDIAQTIAVGDGANDLPMLATAGLGIAFHAKPKVKATAGQSISTIGLDGVLYFIGFKDSFISDGSKSKNY from the coding sequence ATGGAACAGCCTCACCTTGAACTGATTCTTGTCAACATATCGGGATATGACCGCCCGGGTGTGACATCGGCGCTTACCGAGATTCTTGCCAATTACGATGCGGCGATTCTTGACATAGGACAGAGTGACATACACCATACATTGTCGCTCGGACTGCTTTTCAAGACCTATAGTAACGTGTCGGGAAACATAATGAAGGACTTGCTGTTCAAGGCGAGCGAGCTCAACGTGCAGATACGCTTCACTCCCATATCGGTTGCCGAATATGAGGAGTGGGTGACGCTGCAGGGCAAAAACCGCTGGATAGTGACGCTTCTCGGCCGACGGCTGACTGCGAAGCAGATTGCTGCCGTGACAAGTATAATTGCCGACCAGAATCTTAACATTGACAGTATTCAGCGATTGACCGGTCGAGTTCCGCTTGAGGAAACGGCCGAGTCGCGCACCAAGTCGTGCGTGGAATTTTCGGTGCGTGGAAATCCGCGTGATGTGAGCGAAATGCAGTCGCAGTTCATGCAGCTGTCAGGCAGTGAGGACTTTGACATATCTCTTCAGGAGGACACTATGTACCGCCGTTGTCGTCGCCTCGTGTGCTTCGATATGGACTCGACGCTCATTGAAACGGAGGTGATCGACGAGCTTGCAATGCGCGCCGGGGTGGGTGACAAGGTTAAGGCTATAACCGAGCGGGCCATGCGCGGCGAAATCGACTTCGATGAAAGCTTCAGGGAGCGTGTAAGCCTTCTCAAGGGACTCGACGAGAGTGTGATGCGTGACATTGCCGAGCATCTTCCCGTGACCGAAGGCGTGGGCCGCATGATGGAGGTGCTGAAACGTGCCGGATTCAAGACAGCGATACTTTCGGGCGGATTCACCTATTTCGGCAACTATCTTAAACAGAAATTCGGCATAGATTATGTATACGCCAATGAACTTGAAATAGTCGACGGCAAACTTACCGGCCGTTACGTAGGCGAGATTGTCAACGGCCGACGCAAGGCAGAGCTGTTAAGGCTTCTTGCTCAGGTCGAAAACATCGACATAGCGCAGACCATAGCGGTGGGTGACGGAGCCAACGACCTTCCCATGCTTGCCACGGCAGGACTTGGAATCGCTTTCCATGCCAAACCTAAGGTTAAGGCCACGGCAGGGCAGAGCATATCAACAATCGGGCTTGATGGAGTGTTATATTTTATAGGTTTTAAAGACTCTTTCATTTCCGATGGCTCTAAAAGTAAAAATTATTGA